Proteins encoded by one window of Synechococcus sp. WH 7805:
- a CDS encoding class I SAM-dependent methyltransferase, which yields MTSAHSSANGCGRPWKPGCEAWDDGDAGALLELSPSLGLLHRGALMPSLDFDGDYGRSYRQSIQNSIPGHEVLHEIALAAVQSTASEAQQVLVVGPGPGDELPPLLNACADAALTVLEPSAQMLEQCRHTLADHPGSARCRLLQHTLNEALEGELAGARFDLVVCHNVLHLLGSDAQDVMLQQLTQCTADGGVLLLSAYSEAEEPESQRLVFNVARQRLLDRGVPPETVEAIVESRNKVVFSMDPSQLSTVLAQAGWPSPLQLYQGLFIRLWLCRAQS from the coding sequence ATGACCTCTGCGCACTCGTCAGCCAACGGCTGCGGCAGACCCTGGAAGCCAGGCTGCGAAGCATGGGATGACGGTGATGCCGGTGCGCTCCTCGAATTGAGTCCATCATTGGGGTTGCTCCATCGCGGTGCCTTGATGCCCTCGCTTGATTTCGATGGTGATTACGGACGCAGCTATCGCCAGAGCATCCAGAACTCCATTCCCGGCCACGAGGTTCTGCACGAGATCGCACTTGCAGCGGTGCAGAGCACAGCCAGCGAGGCCCAGCAGGTGCTCGTGGTGGGCCCCGGCCCGGGCGATGAACTCCCCCCTCTGCTCAACGCCTGCGCGGATGCTGCGCTCACCGTGCTCGAGCCCAGTGCTCAAATGCTGGAGCAGTGCCGCCACACACTTGCGGATCACCCCGGCAGCGCGCGCTGCCGCCTGCTTCAGCACACCTTGAACGAGGCCCTCGAGGGCGAGCTGGCAGGCGCCCGCTTTGATCTGGTGGTGTGCCACAACGTGCTTCACCTCCTGGGCAGCGACGCGCAAGACGTGATGCTGCAGCAACTAACGCAGTGCACAGCGGATGGCGGCGTTCTGCTGCTGAGCGCCTACAGCGAAGCGGAAGAGCCCGAGAGCCAACGCCTGGTGTTCAACGTGGCGCGTCAACGGCTCCTGGATCGCGGCGTCCCGCCGGAAACGGTTGAAGCGATCGTGGAGAGCCGCAACAAGGTGGTGTTCTCAATGGATCCAAGCCAGCTGTCAACGGTGCTGGCGCAAGCCGGCTGGCCTTCTCCGCTGCAGCTGTACCAGGGATTGTTCATCCGCCTCTGGCTGTGCCGGGCCCAGAGCTGA
- a CDS encoding metalloregulator ArsR/SmtB family transcription factor has protein sequence MADAKPGPEQLAEISRFFRLLSEPARLQLLCELRDSPSDVQTLMERTGFSQSHISRQLSQLSQARLVRSERQGQRLIFHADDPLVDDLCALVSQRLRQTLEARLRSMG, from the coding sequence ATGGCAGACGCCAAGCCAGGACCGGAACAACTCGCCGAAATCAGCCGCTTCTTCCGGTTGCTCAGTGAACCGGCCCGGCTGCAGCTGCTCTGTGAGCTGCGCGACTCACCCAGCGACGTGCAGACCCTGATGGAGCGCACCGGCTTTTCCCAGTCGCACATCAGCCGGCAGCTCAGCCAGCTGAGCCAGGCCCGGCTGGTGCGCAGCGAACGCCAGGGGCAACGGCTGATCTTTCACGCCGATGACCCCCTGGTGGATGACCTCTGCGCACTCGTCAGCCAACGGCTGCGGCAGACCCTGGAAGCCAGGCTGCGAAGCATGGGATGA